A DNA window from Doryrhamphus excisus isolate RoL2022-K1 chromosome 2, RoL_Dexc_1.0, whole genome shotgun sequence contains the following coding sequences:
- the gpsm1b gene encoding G-protein-signaling modulator 1b isoform X1, with the protein MAAESCPLSGAERAVCRLVHHGPRPQAMLKPLHVELRVFVDKTLGKQKHRMEASCLELALEGERLCKADDFKGGTAFFEAAVQVGTEDLKTLSAIYSQLGNAYFYLKEYGKALEYHKHDLTLARTIGDRIGEGKASGNLGNTLKVLCRFDEAVVCCQRHLDISQEQGDKVGEARALYNIGNVFHAKGKQQLWGCTQEPGDLPADVSETLQRATSFYEMNLCLVKELGDRAAQGRAYGNLGNTHYLLGNFVEAIKFHRQRLSIAKEFGDKAAERRAYSNLGNALIFLGQFSTATDYYRKTLHLSRQLRDQVMEAQACYSLGNTYTLLQQYERAIEYHLKHLYIAQALTDRVGEGRACWSLGNAYVSLGNHKQALHYARKHLEISKEIGDRNGELTARMNVEQLMEALGVSDGDLSPSSSEFEMQGARPKLTKRNSMDSVELWKLSSYKDGEGQEMECTPRRPTSRTSQPGKRKGYPDSQSSDERHWLDSPVDADDITVQVPPPVSKLGRDPSDEDCFFDLLSKFQSSRMDDQRCRFDDAHNGDGEEGAALSDMIDPAVTTSPQTEELFDLIASSQSRRLDDQRVNVGSLPGLRITQNNLGHLVGEGDQEPSDDFFNMLIKCQSSRIDDQRCSPPEAGPHAPTVPDEDFFSLIQRVQAKRMDEQRVQLATDEQDSPEGSPDPEPPGGFPS; encoded by the exons ATGGCAGCCGAGTCATGTCCTCTATCGGGAGCCGAACGGGCCGTGTGCAGGCTGGTGCACCATGGCCCCCGACCTCAAGCCATGCTTAAGCCTTTACATGTGGAGTTACGGGTGTTTGTGGACAAAACACTTGGCAAACAGAAACACAG GATGGAAGCCTCTTGTCTGGAGCTGGCGTTGGAAGGGGAGCGCCTGTGCAAGGCCGACGATTTTAAAGGAGGAACGGCGTTTTTCGAGGCAGCTGTGCAAGTCGGCACGGAGGACCTGAAGACCCTCAGCGCCATCTACAGCCAGTTAGGCAACGCCTACTTCTACCTGAAGGAATATGGGAAAGCCCTGGAATACCACAAGCATGACCTCACTCTGGCAAG GACCATCGGGGATAGAATCGGAGAGGGGAAAGCCAGCGGTAACCTTGGCAACACCCTGAAAGTGCTGTGCCGCTTTGACGAGGCTGTTGTCTGTTGTCAAAGACATTTGGATATCTCCCAAGAGCAAGGCGACAAG GTTGGGGAGGCGCGGGCACTTTACAATATCGGGAACGTGTTTCACGCTAAAGGCAAACAGCAGCTGTGGGGCTGCACCCAAGAGCCAGGAGACCTTCCCGCTGATGTCAGTGAAACGCTGCAAAGGGCTACGAGCTTTTACGA GATGAACTTATGTTTGGTCAAGGAGCTTGGTGATCGTGCTGCTCAGGGCAGAGCCTATGGGAACCTGGGCAACACCCACTACCTTTTGGGAAACTTTGTGGAAGCCATCAAGTTCCACAGGCAG CGACTATCCATAGCCAAGGAATTTGGTGACAAAGCGGCAGAGCGGCGAGCCTACAGCAATTTAGGGAATGCCCTCATATTCCTGGGCCAGTTCAGCACTGCCACAGACTACTACAG GAAAACGCTGCATCTATCACGGCAGCTGCGGGACCAAGTGATGGAAGCTCAGGCCTGCTACAGCCTGGGAAACACCTACACTCTGTTGCAGCAGTACGAGAGGGCCATAGAGTATCACCTGAAGCACCTGTACATTGCTCAGGCTCTTACGGACAG GGTTGGAGAGGGCCGAGCCTGCTGGAGTCTGGGAAACGCTTATGTGTCTCTAGGGAATCACAAACAGGCTCTCCACTACGCCCGAAAACACCTGGAAATCTCCAAAGAA ATTGGGGACAGGAATGGGGAGCTAACGGCCAGGATGAATGTGGAGCAGCTGATGGAGGCCTTGGGTGTCAGCGACGGTGACCTTTCACCTTCCAGTTCGGAGTTCGAGATGCAAG GTGCCAGACCCAAATTGACCAAGAGGAACAGCATGGACAGCGTGGAGCTGTGGAAGCTGTCTTCATACAAG GACGGCGAGGGCCAAGAGATGGAATGCACACCCAGGAGGCCCACAAGTCGGACGTCACAGCCTGGTAAAAGGAAAGGCTATCCCGACAGTCAGTCATCTGACGAAAGACATTGGTTGGACTCTCCGGTGGACGCTGATGACATCACGGTGCAAGTCCCGCCTCCGGTGTCG AAACTGGGTCGTGACCCCTCCGATGAGGACTGCTTCTTTGACCTGCTCAGCAAGTTCCAAAGCAGCCGCATGGATGACCAGCGTTGCCGTTTTGATGACGCCCACAACGGCGATGGCGAAGAAGGCGCTGCCCTGAGCGACATGATAG ACCCTGCAGTTACCACCTCCCCTCAGACAGAGGAGCTGTTTGACTTGATCGCCAGCTCTCAGAGTCGCCGCCTGGATGACCAGCGCGTCAACGTGGGGAGCCTTCCGGGTCTCAGGATCACACAGAACAACCTGGGCCACCTGGTCGGGGAGGGCGATCAAGAGCCCAGCGACGACTTCTTCAACATGCTCATCAAGTGCCAG TCCTCCAGGATCGATGATCAGCGGTGCTCCCCGCCAGAAGCGGGCCCCCATGCTCCCACAGTGCCTGACGAAGACTTCTTCAGTCTCATCCAGAGGGTGCAGGCCAAGCGTATGGACGAGCAGCGCGTCCAGCTAGCGACAGACGAGCAGGACAGCCCGGAAGGCTCTCCCGACCCCGAGCCGCCCGGCGGTTTCCCCAGCTAG
- the gpsm1b gene encoding G-protein-signaling modulator 1b isoform X2 → MAQSLANGVDLASKRLHSRMEASCLELALEGERLCKADDFKGGTAFFEAAVQVGTEDLKTLSAIYSQLGNAYFYLKEYGKALEYHKHDLTLARTIGDRIGEGKASGNLGNTLKVLCRFDEAVVCCQRHLDISQEQGDKVGEARALYNIGNVFHAKGKQQLWGCTQEPGDLPADVSETLQRATSFYEMNLCLVKELGDRAAQGRAYGNLGNTHYLLGNFVEAIKFHRQRLSIAKEFGDKAAERRAYSNLGNALIFLGQFSTATDYYRKTLHLSRQLRDQVMEAQACYSLGNTYTLLQQYERAIEYHLKHLYIAQALTDRVGEGRACWSLGNAYVSLGNHKQALHYARKHLEISKEIGDRNGELTARMNVEQLMEALGVSDGDLSPSSSEFEMQGARPKLTKRNSMDSVELWKLSSYKDGEGQEMECTPRRPTSRTSQPGKRKGYPDSQSSDERHWLDSPVDADDITVQVPPPVSKLGRDPSDEDCFFDLLSKFQSSRMDDQRCRFDDAHNGDGEEGAALSDMIDPAVTTSPQTEELFDLIASSQSRRLDDQRVNVGSLPGLRITQNNLGHLVGEGDQEPSDDFFNMLIKCQSSRIDDQRCSPPEAGPHAPTVPDEDFFSLIQRVQAKRMDEQRVQLATDEQDSPEGSPDPEPPGGFPS, encoded by the exons GATGGAAGCCTCTTGTCTGGAGCTGGCGTTGGAAGGGGAGCGCCTGTGCAAGGCCGACGATTTTAAAGGAGGAACGGCGTTTTTCGAGGCAGCTGTGCAAGTCGGCACGGAGGACCTGAAGACCCTCAGCGCCATCTACAGCCAGTTAGGCAACGCCTACTTCTACCTGAAGGAATATGGGAAAGCCCTGGAATACCACAAGCATGACCTCACTCTGGCAAG GACCATCGGGGATAGAATCGGAGAGGGGAAAGCCAGCGGTAACCTTGGCAACACCCTGAAAGTGCTGTGCCGCTTTGACGAGGCTGTTGTCTGTTGTCAAAGACATTTGGATATCTCCCAAGAGCAAGGCGACAAG GTTGGGGAGGCGCGGGCACTTTACAATATCGGGAACGTGTTTCACGCTAAAGGCAAACAGCAGCTGTGGGGCTGCACCCAAGAGCCAGGAGACCTTCCCGCTGATGTCAGTGAAACGCTGCAAAGGGCTACGAGCTTTTACGA GATGAACTTATGTTTGGTCAAGGAGCTTGGTGATCGTGCTGCTCAGGGCAGAGCCTATGGGAACCTGGGCAACACCCACTACCTTTTGGGAAACTTTGTGGAAGCCATCAAGTTCCACAGGCAG CGACTATCCATAGCCAAGGAATTTGGTGACAAAGCGGCAGAGCGGCGAGCCTACAGCAATTTAGGGAATGCCCTCATATTCCTGGGCCAGTTCAGCACTGCCACAGACTACTACAG GAAAACGCTGCATCTATCACGGCAGCTGCGGGACCAAGTGATGGAAGCTCAGGCCTGCTACAGCCTGGGAAACACCTACACTCTGTTGCAGCAGTACGAGAGGGCCATAGAGTATCACCTGAAGCACCTGTACATTGCTCAGGCTCTTACGGACAG GGTTGGAGAGGGCCGAGCCTGCTGGAGTCTGGGAAACGCTTATGTGTCTCTAGGGAATCACAAACAGGCTCTCCACTACGCCCGAAAACACCTGGAAATCTCCAAAGAA ATTGGGGACAGGAATGGGGAGCTAACGGCCAGGATGAATGTGGAGCAGCTGATGGAGGCCTTGGGTGTCAGCGACGGTGACCTTTCACCTTCCAGTTCGGAGTTCGAGATGCAAG GTGCCAGACCCAAATTGACCAAGAGGAACAGCATGGACAGCGTGGAGCTGTGGAAGCTGTCTTCATACAAG GACGGCGAGGGCCAAGAGATGGAATGCACACCCAGGAGGCCCACAAGTCGGACGTCACAGCCTGGTAAAAGGAAAGGCTATCCCGACAGTCAGTCATCTGACGAAAGACATTGGTTGGACTCTCCGGTGGACGCTGATGACATCACGGTGCAAGTCCCGCCTCCGGTGTCG AAACTGGGTCGTGACCCCTCCGATGAGGACTGCTTCTTTGACCTGCTCAGCAAGTTCCAAAGCAGCCGCATGGATGACCAGCGTTGCCGTTTTGATGACGCCCACAACGGCGATGGCGAAGAAGGCGCTGCCCTGAGCGACATGATAG ACCCTGCAGTTACCACCTCCCCTCAGACAGAGGAGCTGTTTGACTTGATCGCCAGCTCTCAGAGTCGCCGCCTGGATGACCAGCGCGTCAACGTGGGGAGCCTTCCGGGTCTCAGGATCACACAGAACAACCTGGGCCACCTGGTCGGGGAGGGCGATCAAGAGCCCAGCGACGACTTCTTCAACATGCTCATCAAGTGCCAG TCCTCCAGGATCGATGATCAGCGGTGCTCCCCGCCAGAAGCGGGCCCCCATGCTCCCACAGTGCCTGACGAAGACTTCTTCAGTCTCATCCAGAGGGTGCAGGCCAAGCGTATGGACGAGCAGCGCGTCCAGCTAGCGACAGACGAGCAGGACAGCCCGGAAGGCTCTCCCGACCCCGAGCCGCCCGGCGGTTTCCCCAGCTAG
- the ak1 gene encoding adenylate kinase isoenzyme 1: MADKIKDAKIIFVVGGPGSGKGTQCERVVAKYGYTHLSSGDLLRAEVSSGSERGKQLQAIMQRGELVPLETVLDMIKDAMIARADVSKGFLIDGYPREVKQGEEFEKKIGKPCLLLYVDAKSETMVKRLLKRGETSGRSDDNEETIKKRLDLYYKATEPVIAFYEKRGIVRKVDSELPVEEVFSQVSKAIDAL, translated from the exons ATGGCAG aCAAGATCAAAGATGCTAAGATTATCTTTGTAGTCG GCGGTCCCGGTTCCGGTAAGGGCACCCAGTGTGAGCGGGTAGTGGCTAAGTACGGCTACACCCATCTGTCGTCTGGGGATCTGCTGCGTGCCGAGGTCAGCTCGGGGTCCGAGCGAGGCAAGCAGCTCCAGGCCATCATGCAGAGGGGGGAGCTGGTGCCCCTG GAAACCGTCCTGGACATGATTAAGGACGCCATGATCGCCAGGGCGGACGTCTCCAAGGGCTTCCTGATTGACGGTTACCCCCGTGAGGTGAAGCAGGGGGAGGAGTTTGAGAAAAAG ATTGGCAAACCCTGCCTGCTTTTGTACGTGGACGCCAAAAGCGAGACCATGGTCAAGCGGCTTCTGAAACGTGGCGAGACAAGCGGTCGTTCGGACGATAACGAGGAGACCATCAAGAAGCGCCTGGACCTTTATTACAAGGCAACTGAACCCGTCATTGCTTTCTACGAGAAACGTGGCATTGTCAGAAAG GTGGACTCTGAGCTTCCTGTGGAGGAGGTCTTCAGCCAGGTCTCCAAGGCCATTGATGCTCTGTAA